The DNA sequence TAATACCACCCTTTTAAATGGTCTTATGACAAGCTATGAAATAATCTTAGATTTATGTTTGAAAGTTTTTAAGCCAGAGATGGTTTATTGAGAAGAATGTTCTGTTGAGCTGGACTGCGGAAAAACTCAGTCAGCGAAACGGAGCAGAAATGGTTGTGGAATACATCAAAAGCAAGGAGTTATTCACAAAAAAAGGGCCCGGCCATCCCGAACCCCACATGTATGAAACTTCCTTCCCTTAGCCGATCAGTGACTCCAGATGCTCAAAAAATGCCGGATAGGAAACTGAAATGGCTTCAGCGCCAGAGAGAGATACTTCCCCGGTGCAGATGGCAGCCCCGATGGCGAGCATCATGCCGATCCTGTGGTCGCCATGGCTTGAAACATTCCCGCCTTTCAGCGGAGTCCGTCCATTGATGACCATCCCGTCAGCTGTTGCTTCAATATCCGCTCCAAGCTTTTTCAGCTCGTTGACGACTGTATCTATGCGATTGGTTTCCTTGACTTTCAATTCTTCAGCATCTTTAATGACCGTTTCCCCTTCCGCCTGGGTTGCCAGAAGCGCAATAATCGGAATTTCGTCGATCAGTCTTGGAATGATATCTCCTTCAATGACGGTTCCCTTTAATTGCGAGAATCGTATGGTGATATCTCCTGCAGGTTCTGCACTCTCATTATTGTACGGAAGAATGGTCATGTCAGCTCCCATACGCTGAAGAACTTCCAGGATGCCTGTCCTTGTCGGATTCAAGCCGACATTTCGGAGGACTATTTCACTGCCGGGAATGATTGCGCCAGCAGACAGGAAAAAGGCTGCAGAAGAAATATCCCCGGGAACATGAACCTTTGCCGCTTTCAGCTTCTGCCCGCCCTGCAAACGGACTTCTGTCCCCTCTGACACAATCTCTCCGCCGAATTGGCGGATCATCCTCTCAGTATGATCGCGCGTCTTTGCAGGTTCAATAAGGACGGTTTCCCCGCTTGCCTGAAGACCGGCAAACAAGAGGGAAGATTTCACCTGGGCGCTGGCAACCGGCAACTCATACCTGATGCCCTTAACCTCGCCTCCCTGTATGGAAAGAGGGGTAAGTTCCCCGCCTTTTCTTCCTCTTATTTGTGCACCCATTTCTGATAAGGGAACAGAAACACGTGTCATCGGCCTCTTGGCAATTGACTCGTCGCCCGCCAAAACGGCATGGAACGGGAGACCTGCAAGAATGCCCAGCAAAAGCCTTATTGTAGTGCCGGAGTTCCCTACATCCAGGACTTCATTAGGCTCATTCAGCCCTTCAAAGCCCCTTCCATCGATGATCATTTTGTCTCCCTCGTTTGTGATCGAAACACCAAGCTTGCGGAAGCATGATACAGTGCTTAAGCAATCTTCCCCCATCAGGAAGTTGGTTACTTCCGTCCTGCCTTCTGCAATAGCTCCAAACATGATGGAACGGTGGGAAACAGATTTATCACCCGGAATATCAATCTCGCCCCTGAGGCTGCCTGTATTTGTTTTCAAAATAACTGATTCCATTCTTCATCACCTTTCTTCGATAGCATATTATGGCCCGGCTGAGGTTTCATAGGCGGTATAATGATGAATGCATGCTGCCGCCCGGTCCCTGTCCTCTTCCGTCTGAAAACTGATCACAAGCACCCCGTATATTTCTTCCCTTGTCTCAAGGATTCTGATATTGGTTATGCTGATCTCCGCTTTGGCCAGATAGCCGGTGATTTCAGAAATGACCCCGGGATAGTCGGGAACATCAACGAATAAATCATAGAACGCAGGAATGGCACCCTTCTGCTTCTGGGGCAGGTCATCCCTGAATTGCTTGGCGCCCGCAAAATACTGCTGGATATCCTCTGAACTTTGATTTGCCAGCATCACTGCCACCCGCTCCATTTCCGCCTGCCAGCTTCCCAGAAGCTTCAGGAGTACTTCCTTGTTAGCAAGAAGGATATCTCTCCACATTTCGGGGCTGCTTGAGGCGATTCTTGTAATATCACGGAATCCCCCTGCAGCAAGCCGGGGAACCAGCTCATGGGAGCGGCTTTCCTTTTCAGCCTGGTGAACGAGCGAGGCCGCTATGATATGGGGGAAATGGCTGATGATGCCTGTCAGATAATCATGCTCTTCCGGTGACACCTGGATGAATTTTGCTTTTGTCCCTGCAAGCCATTCCTTTAGCGCCATAATGTCCTTCTCCTTAACATGTGGCTCTGGAGTAAGCAGATAGAATGCGTTCTCGAATAAAATTTCCTTCGCTGCGATCACACCGCTTTTATGGGAGCCTGCCATAGGATGGCCTCCGATGAATATGATTCCCTTTTCTTTAAGGCCTGCAGCACTTTTGACGACCTCTGCCTTTGTACTTCCTGCATCAGAAATAATGACGCCTTTTTTCAGCTGCATTCTGCCCAGTCTGGCAAGTATATCGGCAGTTACCTTCACAGGCGCGGCCAGCAGGATTAAATCAGCCTTTGCCGCTCCTTCTTCAATGCTATCCTCAGCCTCATCAATCACTCCCAGCATCCTTGCGAGCCTGCATTGCTCCGCATTAATATCAAAACCGGCTATGAATGCTTCTTTATGCTGCCGCTTTATGCCGAGAGCCAGTGAACCGCCTATCAGCCCGAGGCCGATAATGAATACGCGGCCTTCCATAAAAAATCACCGCCTTTGCCATGCTGCTCTTTTGCTTATCCGGACTGACCCACGTGGATGCTGGTCCTTATAGGGCCGCTGCTGTTTCCTCCAAAAATTGGCCGATCAGTTCCATAATTTCTTCATTCTGCTCTTTTGAGCCAATCGTGACCCTTATGGACTGCGGGCAGCCAAGACCTGCGCCAGACCGTACGATATAGCCTTTTTCCAGCAGATATTGAAAAACTTCATTGGCATCCCGCTTGAAGTCAATCAGGATGAAATTGCCCTGGGACGGATAATAACTAAGACCTGCCTGGTCGCAGAATGAGTAGAACTGTTCCAGTCCTTCTCTGTTCCTGTTCCGGCATTCTTCCACATATTTTTGATCCTTAACCGCTTCCGCAGCAGCCATCTGTGCAAAAGTATTCACATTGAACGGCTCCCTCGCAGGCTCCAGCGCCCTGACTACGTCCTCCCCGGCGATGCCATACCCGATCCTGAGGCTGGCAAGACCGTAGATTTTTGAGAAGGTCCTGAGCACAATCAGATTGCTGAACTTCTCCAGCAGGCTCACTGCATGGTAGTAATCATCAGCAACTGCATACTCGCAATAGGCCTCATCGAGTACCACAAGTATGTCTTCCGGCACCTTTTCCAGGAATGAAACAAGCTTGCTCTCATTTATATAGATCCCAGTCGGATTATTCGGGCTGCAGAGCCATACAACAGATGTATTTTCATCAATGGCTTCAAGCATCCCCTCCAGATCATGGGCACCGTCAAGCAGGGGAATCTCCTTCACTTCAGCACCTTCAATCACTGCATTGTGCTTATACTGGGGGAATGTCGGTGCAGCCATGATTGTATTCCTTCCAGGCCCCAGCAGGGCGCGCGAGATGATCTGGATCACTTCATCCGAACCATTGCCGAATATAAGCTGTCCTGGTTCAGTTCCAAGATGGGAAGCCAATATGCTTCTCAGTTCGCCGGCATATCCATCTGGATATTTTGCAAAAATGCCCGAGCTTTTTTGAAGGGCTTTTGCTGCTTCTTCCGAGCATCCGAAAGGATTCTCATTTGATGCAAGCTTCACAATCTTTTCAAGCCCATATTGTTTTTTTACGTCTTCAATAGATTTGCCTGGCTGGTATGGTGTTAAATCCAGCAATTGTTTTTTCCACTTCATAATATAAACCGCCCCTCCAACTCTTCTTTCCGCTACCTAATTAAAGTAATAAAGAACTGCTTTTATTTTATCATAAGCGCGCCTGTCTGGTGAGAGGCAGAATCATTTCTTTTCCAAATCAGGCCTGAGGACAACCGCTCCCCCAAGATAAACATGGCTGATCTCCTGCTGGCTCTTTTCTGTATTTAAATGGATCATAACCCGGATGCAAAGCGGCAGAGCGTCCTGTACCGACATTTCACGCATGCACATTACAGGTACATGCTTCCAGCCATCAAGCGTCCGCATGGCTTTGGCAGGGAAACCCTGGTCAATATCATCAGTCGCGGAGATGAATACAGAAGCAACCTCTTCCGGGGCTATGCTGTTTTCATCTATCATTTTCTTTAACAGGAGTTCTGCTGCTGCTGCAATCTCTTTTTCTGTGTTCGATTGCACTGTAATTGCTCCCCTGACACCTCTGATCATTTTTCAGCCCCCTTTATGGCAAACATCTCCAGCGCTTCCTTAAGCTCCCCGTCAGGGATTTCTGAGAGAACCGGATGGCCGATACTATCAAGAAGAACAAAGTTCACTGCTTGCCCGATTGCCTTTTTATCCTTCTTCATCCTGGACAGAAGTTCTGCAGGATGAAGGCCCTCCGGCAATGAAATGGAATAGCCCAGGCCCATCAGCCAGTCCCGGAATTGCCCGGTATCGAAATCGAGTCCGCATTTTTCGATGCTTAGTTCCAGGGCATACAGCATCCCGATGACCACCGCTTCGCCGTGTGTCATTTTTCCATAACCGGATTCCGCTTCAATCGCATGTCCGAGTGTGTGGCCAAAATTCAAGAAGGCCCTGACCCCTGCTTCCTTTTCATCCTCGGAAACAAAAGCATTTTTAACCTGTATGCCTTTCGAAAGAATGAACAGCCATTCCTCATCTTTCATGTCCTTAAGCGAGTGGACATTATCCAGCAGCCAGCAGTAAAAAGAATGGTCCTTAATGAGTGCGTGCTTGACTGCTTCACCAAACCCTGACCTTATCTCCCTATCGGGCAGCGACTTTAAAAAATCCAGGTCATAAACAACAGCTTCAGGCTGATGGAATGCACCAATCATATTTTTGCCTTCAGGATGGTTGATGCCTACCTTGCCTCCCACTGCGCTGTCATGCGCAAGTATGGTTGTCGGAACCTGGATGAACGGGATGCCCCTCATGAAGGTAGCGGCAGCAAAGCCGGCGAGATCTCCCACTGCTCCTCCCCCCAGGGCGATGACAGCCGATTTCCTATCAAGTTTCTTTTCAAGAGCAAAAGTCAAAGCTGCATAATAAACGTCAAACGTTTTTGCTTTTTCCCCGCTTGGAACAATATGTATAGAAGGATTAAATTCAGCAAGGGCTTCTTTCACCCTGTCAAGATGCAGGGATGCTACTGTCTCATCCGTTATAATCAGCAGGCTGGTCAGGCCGGGAAGCTTCTCTCTAAGCAAGCCGCCCAGTTCTCTCACAGCACCGGCGCCGATCAGGACCGGATATTCTTTTGAAGGGGTTTTAATGGTGATGGTCTCCATTAAAATTCCCTCGCATATTTCCGCTGTGCATTTACACTATCAATCAGAGCATCCATTCTGTCTGCATAAAACTGGCCGCATATAGCGGAGGCCAGTTCCCAGGCAACGACATTTTCTGCAACAACGGCAGCAGCAGGGACAGCGCAGCTGTCAGACCGCTCAATGCTTGCAGTGAATGGCTCTTTCGTTTCGATGTCTACACTCTGCAGCGGCTTATACAGGGTAGGAATCGGCTTCATAACACCTCTTACTACAATCGGCATCCCTGTAGTCATACCGCCTTCAAATCCTCCAAGGCGATTAGTTTTCCTGGTATAGCCATCTTCACTATTCCAGGCAATCTCGTCATGGACCTCGCTTCCAGGCTTGCGAGCAGCCTCAAACCCCAGTCCGAATTCGACTCCTTTGAATGCATTGATGCTAACAATGGCAGCAGCCAGCTTTGCATCCAGCTTCCTGTCATAATGGACATATGATCCAACGCCTGCAGGCATACCTTCAACAATTACTTCGACAATCCCGCCGATTGAATCGCCATTGGCCTTTGCATCGTCAATGGCCTGCATCATCCTTGGCTCTGCTTCCGGATCAAGGCAGCGGACCGGAGAGTTTTCCGTCCTTTCCTTTACTTCGGCCAGGCTTTCATACGAAGCAGCGGCAGATTGGATCCCGCCGATTTCAACTACATGTGAGGCGACTTCAATTCCCAGCAGACTGAGCAGCTTCTTAGCTGCAGCTCCGGCTGCCACCCTGACTGTCGTTTCCCTGGCAGATGAACGCTCCAATACATTGCGCATGTCGCGGTGCCCGTACTTGATGGCACCGTTCAAATCTGCATGCCCTGGGCGCGGCCGTGAGATTTTCCTCTTTATTTCGCTTTCTTCTTCAGGAGAAACCGGCTCCTGGCCCATAACTTTTGTCCAGTGCTTCCAGTCGTTATTCTCTACTTCAAGTGCGACCGGTGAACCTAAAGTGTAGCCATGGCGGATTCCGCCGGCAATTTGCACGGTATCCTTTTCAATCTGCATCCGCCTTCCGCGGCCATGGCCTTTCTGCCTTCTGGCCAGTTCGGCATTAATATCTTCTTCGAGCAGCGGCATTCCTGCCGGCAGCCCTTCAATAATAACGGTCAGCTGAGGACCGTGTGATTCACCTGCTGTTAAGTATCTCAAAACTCTTTCCCCCTTCAACTCATTAAAGGATTATGTACCAATATATCACACACACTATCATTAGCATAGCAAAAATTAAGAATTTTTCAGACAGCTGGCGAAAAAAACTCATTCAGCCTCTCCCGGCAAGTTCCCCTCCTGTTTGCCGATGATGCCATTTTAGCATGCCTTCAGCGGCACTACAAAAACAAGTGCAATAAGCAATCCTTCTTATAATAGAAAAAAACCATGAAGACCTCTTCACAGTTTTTACTTCCCTCTATTTTTTCCTGTAAAAAAACGTGTCCTCCGTTGCCAGCCCATACAGGCCGGGATTGAAGATCTGCTCTGTACTGCCTACAAAGAACAGCCCTCCGGGCTTCAAGGCTCCGCTGAACTTGTGGTAAAGCCCATCCTTTGCTTCTTCTGTAAAATAAATAAGGACATTCCGACATACGATTAAATCATACGGACCTCCGAAAGGATCAGACAGCAGATTCTGTTTTTTAAAGACAACAGTCTTTTTTATCTCGTCTGATATTTTGTAAAGGCTTCCTTCTTGTGTAAAGTACTTCTTTTTCATCTCAAGAGGCATCTCATTCAGAGATCTCTCCTGGTAAATGCCTGCCTGCGCTCTTGCCAGCACTTTTTCGTCAATATCTGTAGCAAGCACCTGGATTTGAGAGAGAGGCAAGAATTTTGCCAGAATCATGGCAATCGTATAAGGCTCCTCTCCTGTGGAGCAGGCTGCGCTCCATACCTTCAGCCTGCCTCCTCTGGCAGACATAGCAGGCAGCAGCTGAGTTTCAAGTATGTCCCACCGTTTCGCATTCCGGTAAAACTCAGATACATTAATGGTCATGCGATCAAGGAACTCATCCAGCAATTCTTTATTCCTGCTTAACCCCTGGTAGAAATCCGAAAAAGAATGGTACCCTTTTTTTTCATAAAGAGATATAAGGCGCCTTTTCATCTGCGCCTCTTTATAAAGTGAAAGATCGATTCCTGTCTTTGTTTTAATCTGTCTGATGAACTCCTGATATTCCCCCGGCATTTCTGTTCTCCCTTATTGCTTATTTAAAACTAGTATAGCTGAAAAAAGAGAAAGGAGAGTGTTTTTTTTCTATATTTCGCCAAAAAATGTGTATGCGGTTACAAAAAAAGACACTTGCAGGCAAGTGTCTTTAATGGATTAGTTAACCCAGTCATTAATCAGTTTGGAATAGCCGGCAAGCTCGGATTCGTTGAAGAAAAGGCCGATTTCACATTCTGCACTCTCAGGAGAGTCTGAGCCGTGAATGATATTCTTGCCTACCGTTACGGCAAAATCTCCGCGGATTGTCCCTGGGGCAGCATCCTTAGGATTTGTGGATCCCATCATCTGGCGGGCTGTCGCAATAACATTTTCCCCTTCCCAAACCATTGCAAATACCGGTCCGGAAGTAATGAAATCAACAAGTTCACCAAAGAATGGGCGCTCTTTATGCTCTCCGTAATGCTGCTCAGCCAGTTCCTTTGAAATAACCATCAATTTACCGCCGGCAAGCTGAAAGCCTTTTTTCTCAAAACGGCTGACAATTTCACCGACAAGGTTGCGCTGGACGCCGTCAGGCTTGACCATTAAAAATGTTTTCTCCATTGTCTCCACTCCTAAAATCTTATGTATGAACAGCTCTATAATAGAGACATCCATGGAGAATAGTATCATTTTTTCGACAATTCTGCAACCGCTTAAAACTTTCTCTTGCCAATAAATTTAGCAATATCCCGGAGCGATTTTTTGGCCCTGTTTTGCGGAAGGGTATCAAGGACTGCAAGCGCCTTGGACAAATATTGGTTGCTGACAGTAAAGGAACGCTCAATTGCGCCGGAATTTTTAATCAGGGATATCACTTTTTCAATTTCTTTTCTATCCATCGTTTCATTCACTTTAACGATTTCCCGGCGAATGTCTTCGTCCTCCATGGCAAATAGGACAGGCAGCGTAATATTCCCCTGGAGCAGGTCTCCCCCTGCAGGCTTTCCAAGTTCCTTCTCCGTTCCCGTGAAATCAAGGATATCATCGGTAATCTGAAAGGACATCCCAACATAGTAGCCGAATTTGTACAGCTTCTTGTGGATGCTTTCATCTACTCCGGCAGCAACTGCCCCAAGCTGGCAGCTTGCCGCAATCAGCAGTGCCGTCTTTCTTTTGATCCTCAAGAGGTAGTCCCTGAGGTTCTGGTCAAATCGGTATTTGTCCTTGATCTGCTCAATTTCCCCCACACAAACCTCCACAATGGTCTTTGCCAGGATTTCATGGGCTTCCGGCCGCTCTATTTCCGTCATCACTTCGAGGGACTTGGCAAAAATATAATCGCCTGTATACATAGCCGTCCGGTTGTCCCATTTCGCTTTGATGGTGGGTTTCCCCCTGCGCAGCTCTGCATCATCAATTACATCATCATGCACCAGGGAAGCCATATGGATGAGTTCCAGTGCTACAGCCACTTTTTTTATCTCGCTGATATCATAGGAACCGAATTTTGCAGACAGCAAAACAAAAACAGGACGGATTCTTTTTCCTCCTGCCTGCAGCAGATGCATGGATGCATTTCGCAATAAAGGAGACTCTGCCTGCACGGTCTCCTCTAATGACTGTTCAATAATATTAATGTCAGAATCTAAAAATGAATACATCATCTTTAATTTCATCTTGTATCCACCCAGCTTTAATCATGTTTGCAAGCCTGTTAAATCGACGAGCAACAAGTACTTATTTTCTCGGGGCCTGCCAGTCTCGGAAAGCCCCATCTTTCTCCGGCTGCAAACAGATGCAGAACTTACTTCAAGCCGGTATGGACAGCAGCAACTCCACCGCTGTACGGCTTGAAGGATACATTACTGAAGCCAGCGCTCTCAAACATCGCAGCAAGCTCCTTCATGCCTGGAAAATCTCTTGCCGACTCCTGGAGCCAGGAATATTCTTTATAGCTTTTCGCAAACACCCTTCCAAACAGCGGCATGATGTAGCGGAAATAAGCATAATAGAGCTGCTTGTAGCCGAACATGGTCGGCTGGGAGGTTTCCAGGCATACTGCCATCCCGCCCGGCTTAAGGACCCGGTTCATTTCCTTCAGGACCTGCATATAATCCGGGACATTCCTCAGGCCAAAGCCAATGGTGACATAATCAAAAGAATTGTCTTCAAACGGCAGCTCCATCGCATTGCCGTGAGTGAGCTCCACCTGGGACAAATTCCTGCT is a window from the Bacillus infantis NRRL B-14911 genome containing:
- the aroH gene encoding chorismate mutase, translating into MIRGVRGAITVQSNTEKEIAAAAELLLKKMIDENSIAPEEVASVFISATDDIDQGFPAKAMRTLDGWKHVPVMCMREMSVQDALPLCIRVMIHLNTEKSQQEISHVYLGGAVVLRPDLEKK
- the aroA gene encoding 3-phosphoshikimate 1-carboxyvinyltransferase, whose amino-acid sequence is MESVILKTNTGSLRGEIDIPGDKSVSHRSIMFGAIAEGRTEVTNFLMGEDCLSTVSCFRKLGVSITNEGDKMIIDGRGFEGLNEPNEVLDVGNSGTTIRLLLGILAGLPFHAVLAGDESIAKRPMTRVSVPLSEMGAQIRGRKGGELTPLSIQGGEVKGIRYELPVASAQVKSSLLFAGLQASGETVLIEPAKTRDHTERMIRQFGGEIVSEGTEVRLQGGQKLKAAKVHVPGDISSAAFFLSAGAIIPGSEIVLRNVGLNPTRTGILEVLQRMGADMTILPYNNESAEPAGDITIRFSQLKGTVIEGDIIPRLIDEIPIIALLATQAEGETVIKDAEELKVKETNRIDTVVNELKKLGADIEATADGMVINGRTPLKGGNVSSHGDHRIGMMLAIGAAICTGEVSLSGAEAISVSYPAFFEHLESLIG
- a CDS encoding CheR family methyltransferase — translated: MPGEYQEFIRQIKTKTGIDLSLYKEAQMKRRLISLYEKKGYHSFSDFYQGLSRNKELLDEFLDRMTINVSEFYRNAKRWDILETQLLPAMSARGGRLKVWSAACSTGEEPYTIAMILAKFLPLSQIQVLATDIDEKVLARAQAGIYQERSLNEMPLEMKKKYFTQEGSLYKISDEIKKTVVFKKQNLLSDPFGGPYDLIVCRNVLIYFTEEAKDGLYHKFSGALKPGGLFFVGSTEQIFNPGLYGLATEDTFFYRKK
- the hisC gene encoding histidinol-phosphate transaminase, which codes for MKWKKQLLDLTPYQPGKSIEDVKKQYGLEKIVKLASNENPFGCSEEAAKALQKSSGIFAKYPDGYAGELRSILASHLGTEPGQLIFGNGSDEVIQIISRALLGPGRNTIMAAPTFPQYKHNAVIEGAEVKEIPLLDGAHDLEGMLEAIDENTSVVWLCSPNNPTGIYINESKLVSFLEKVPEDILVVLDEAYCEYAVADDYYHAVSLLEKFSNLIVLRTFSKIYGLASLRIGYGIAGEDVVRALEPAREPFNVNTFAQMAAAEAVKDQKYVEECRNRNREGLEQFYSFCDQAGLSYYPSQGNFILIDFKRDANEVFQYLLEKGYIVRSGAGLGCPQSIRVTIGSKEQNEEIMELIGQFLEETAAAL
- the hepT gene encoding heptaprenyl diphosphate synthase component II translates to MKLKMMYSFLDSDINIIEQSLEETVQAESPLLRNASMHLLQAGGKRIRPVFVLLSAKFGSYDISEIKKVAVALELIHMASLVHDDVIDDAELRRGKPTIKAKWDNRTAMYTGDYIFAKSLEVMTEIERPEAHEILAKTIVEVCVGEIEQIKDKYRFDQNLRDYLLRIKRKTALLIAASCQLGAVAAGVDESIHKKLYKFGYYVGMSFQITDDILDFTGTEKELGKPAGGDLLQGNITLPVLFAMEDEDIRREIVKVNETMDRKEIEKVISLIKNSGAIERSFTVSNQYLSKALAVLDTLPQNRAKKSLRDIAKFIGKRKF
- the aroB gene encoding 3-dehydroquinate synthase; this translates as METITIKTPSKEYPVLIGAGAVRELGGLLREKLPGLTSLLIITDETVASLHLDRVKEALAEFNPSIHIVPSGEKAKTFDVYYAALTFALEKKLDRKSAVIALGGGAVGDLAGFAAATFMRGIPFIQVPTTILAHDSAVGGKVGINHPEGKNMIGAFHQPEAVVYDLDFLKSLPDREIRSGFGEAVKHALIKDHSFYCWLLDNVHSLKDMKDEEWLFILSKGIQVKNAFVSEDEKEAGVRAFLNFGHTLGHAIEAESGYGKMTHGEAVVIGMLYALELSIEKCGLDFDTGQFRDWLMGLGYSISLPEGLHPAELLSRMKKDKKAIGQAVNFVLLDSIGHPVLSEIPDGELKEALEMFAIKGAEK
- the ndk gene encoding nucleoside-diphosphate kinase, translated to MEKTFLMVKPDGVQRNLVGEIVSRFEKKGFQLAGGKLMVISKELAEQHYGEHKERPFFGELVDFITSGPVFAMVWEGENVIATARQMMGSTNPKDAAPGTIRGDFAVTVGKNIIHGSDSPESAECEIGLFFNESELAGYSKLINDWVN
- a CDS encoding demethylmenaquinone methyltransferase — encoded protein: MEQQSKAERVHGVFEKIYGNYDQMNSVISFQQHKRWRRDTMKKMNVQKGQKALDLCCGTADWTIALAEAVGTEGEVKGLDFSKNMLKIGEEKVKSRNLSQVELTHGNAMELPFEDNSFDYVTIGFGLRNVPDYMQVLKEMNRVLKPGGMAVCLETSQPTMFGYKQLYYAYFRYIMPLFGRVFAKSYKEYSWLQESARDFPGMKELAAMFESAGFSNVSFKPYSGGVAAVHTGLK
- a CDS encoding prephenate dehydrogenase is translated as MEGRVFIIGLGLIGGSLALGIKRQHKEAFIAGFDINAEQCRLARMLGVIDEAEDSIEEGAAKADLILLAAPVKVTADILARLGRMQLKKGVIISDAGSTKAEVVKSAAGLKEKGIIFIGGHPMAGSHKSGVIAAKEILFENAFYLLTPEPHVKEKDIMALKEWLAGTKAKFIQVSPEEHDYLTGIISHFPHIIAASLVHQAEKESRSHELVPRLAAGGFRDITRIASSSPEMWRDILLANKEVLLKLLGSWQAEMERVAVMLANQSSEDIQQYFAGAKQFRDDLPQKQKGAIPAFYDLFVDVPDYPGVISEITGYLAKAEISITNIRILETREEIYGVLVISFQTEEDRDRAAACIHHYTAYETSAGP
- the aroC gene encoding chorismate synthase, which translates into the protein MRYLTAGESHGPQLTVIIEGLPAGMPLLEEDINAELARRQKGHGRGRRMQIEKDTVQIAGGIRHGYTLGSPVALEVENNDWKHWTKVMGQEPVSPEEESEIKRKISRPRPGHADLNGAIKYGHRDMRNVLERSSARETTVRVAAGAAAKKLLSLLGIEVASHVVEIGGIQSAAASYESLAEVKERTENSPVRCLDPEAEPRMMQAIDDAKANGDSIGGIVEVIVEGMPAGVGSYVHYDRKLDAKLAAAIVSINAFKGVEFGLGFEAARKPGSEVHDEIAWNSEDGYTRKTNRLGGFEGGMTTGMPIVVRGVMKPIPTLYKPLQSVDIETKEPFTASIERSDSCAVPAAAVVAENVVAWELASAICGQFYADRMDALIDSVNAQRKYAREF